Proteins from one bacterium genomic window:
- a CDS encoding YibE/F family protein translates to MEKPLGQPSDAAEALPGGGWSAWRSYPGLRWVLAVVVAAAVATVFGVAALWPTEEGIEAATASADEIGLVTDRYGATVEEIRDGPCSYSTAESPYDCRQVTVVLDEGPATGSLVALPELDLAFTATTPSLRLGQKVIIGYEPSTDFYFYADADRRTPLAWLTALFAVFVIALGRRRGVLALVGMAGTLAVLLAFMAPSILDGNDPLLVSVVAASGIAFVSLYLVHGFSPITTVALAGTLSSLGLTLGLSWAFFELAAFTGLATEEGLVLPLIAGGLDVSSLILGGAVIGALGALDDITVTQAALVAELRYRNPSLGVYELVASGIRVGREHIASTVNTLLLAYAGAAIPLLMLFVVSDQSLVMVANSEMVAVVIVRTLCGSIGLVAAVPMTTTLAALVSSGHRPAETDAGSGSNWSELPGG, encoded by the coding sequence AGGCCCTCCCTGGCGGCGGCTGGAGTGCGTGGAGGTCTTACCCCGGCCTGCGTTGGGTGCTCGCCGTGGTGGTGGCCGCGGCGGTCGCGACGGTGTTCGGCGTGGCGGCGTTGTGGCCCACCGAGGAGGGGATAGAGGCCGCCACCGCCAGCGCCGATGAGATCGGACTCGTGACCGACCGGTACGGCGCCACCGTGGAGGAAATCCGCGACGGTCCCTGCAGCTATTCGACCGCCGAGAGCCCCTACGACTGCCGCCAGGTCACCGTCGTGCTGGACGAGGGTCCGGCCACGGGCTCGCTGGTGGCTCTACCGGAGCTGGACCTCGCCTTCACGGCGACAACCCCTTCCCTGAGGCTCGGCCAGAAGGTGATCATCGGCTACGAGCCGTCCACGGACTTCTACTTCTACGCCGATGCGGACCGCCGGACCCCGCTGGCGTGGCTGACTGCGCTGTTCGCCGTGTTCGTGATCGCGCTGGGGCGGCGCCGTGGTGTGCTGGCCCTGGTGGGTATGGCCGGCACCCTGGCGGTGCTCCTCGCCTTCATGGCGCCGTCCATACTCGACGGCAACGACCCGCTGCTGGTCTCGGTGGTGGCGGCGTCGGGGATTGCGTTCGTGAGCCTGTATCTCGTCCACGGATTCAGCCCGATCACCACCGTGGCCCTGGCCGGAACCCTCTCGTCGCTCGGGTTGACGCTGGGCCTGTCCTGGGCGTTCTTCGAGTTGGCCGCCTTCACCGGTCTGGCCACCGAGGAGGGCTTGGTCCTGCCCCTGATCGCCGGTGGGTTGGACGTCTCCTCCTTGATCCTGGGCGGAGCGGTCATCGGCGCGCTCGGCGCGCTGGACGACATCACGGTTACCCAAGCCGCCCTGGTGGCGGAGCTCCGCTACCGGAACCCGAGCCTGGGCGTCTACGAGCTGGTCGCGTCCGGAATCCGGGTGGGCCGGGAGCACATCGCTTCGACGGTCAACACCCTCTTGCTGGCCTATGCCGGCGCGGCCATCCCCCTGCTGATGCTGTTCGTCGTGTCCGATCAGTCGCTGGTGATGGTGGCGAACTCCGAGATGGTGGCCGTGGTGATTGTGCGCACGTTGTGCGGGTCGATCGGGCTGGTGGCTGCCGTGCCGATGACCACCACCCTGGCCGCTCTGGTGTCGTCGGGTCACCGCCCGGCCGAAACGGATGCCGGTTCCGGGTCGAACTGGTCGGAACTGCCGGGCGGGTAG
- a CDS encoding DegT/DnrJ/EryC1/StrS family aminotransferase — translation MSDLAAEYGSLKTEIHDAIDRVLASGLYVLGEELEAFEESFAAYVGARYAIGVGSGTASLHLALAALDLEPGDEVITVPNTDTPTAAAVTHAGARVVLSDTDDHTFTMDPARLEEAITPRTRVILPVHLFGHPADLDPIRAVADRHGIVVLEDSALAVGAEYRGRKTGTFGPLGCFSLAPGKILGGYGDGGIVVTDDPDLAHRVGVLRNYGHAPGQKLSGKDLTGGHGWTVLEQGYNQRLDTLQAAVLAAKLPTLEDRIAGRRRAAELYREAFAGTLVTAVHEAPWARHVYFAYNVLVPAHLRDRARAHLAAHGIATRLYYNPPLHLHPAYEWMGLGAGSLPVAERTASQMIGLPCFPQITASQVEQAASTLLDFLAGR, via the coding sequence ATGTCCGATCTGGCCGCCGAGTATGGGTCGCTCAAGACCGAGATCCACGATGCGATCGACCGGGTGCTGGCCAGCGGCCTCTACGTCCTGGGTGAGGAGCTCGAGGCCTTCGAGGAGTCCTTCGCCGCCTACGTGGGCGCCCGCTACGCCATCGGGGTGGGTTCCGGTACGGCATCACTCCATCTCGCCCTGGCGGCGCTCGACCTCGAGCCCGGCGACGAGGTGATAACCGTTCCCAACACGGACACGCCCACCGCGGCGGCGGTGACCCACGCCGGCGCGAGGGTCGTCCTGTCGGATACGGACGACCACACCTTCACCATGGATCCCGCCCGGTTGGAAGAGGCGATCACCCCGCGGACCCGGGTGATCCTTCCGGTCCACCTGTTCGGTCACCCAGCCGATCTCGACCCGATCCGAGCGGTTGCCGACCGTCACGGGATCGTGGTGTTGGAGGACTCGGCCCTCGCCGTGGGCGCCGAGTACAGGGGCCGCAAGACCGGAACCTTCGGGCCGCTCGGCTGTTTCAGCCTGGCGCCGGGGAAGATCCTTGGCGGGTACGGCGACGGGGGGATCGTGGTCACCGACGACCCTGACCTGGCCCACCGCGTCGGGGTGCTCCGCAACTACGGTCACGCTCCCGGCCAGAAGCTCTCGGGCAAGGACCTGACCGGGGGCCACGGTTGGACGGTGCTGGAACAGGGTTACAACCAGCGCCTCGACACCCTCCAGGCGGCGGTTCTGGCCGCCAAGCTCCCGACGCTCGAGGACCGGATCGCGGGCCGCCGGCGTGCTGCCGAACTCTACAGGGAGGCCTTTGCCGGGACGCTGGTCACGGCTGTCCACGAGGCGCCCTGGGCGCGCCATGTCTATTTCGCCTACAACGTGCTGGTGCCCGCCCACCTCCGCGACCGGGCCCGTGCCCATCTCGCCGCCCACGGCATCGCCACCAGGCTGTACTACAACCCCCCGCTCCATCTACATCCGGCCTACGAGTGGATGGGCCTAGGGGCGGGTTCGTTGCCGGTGGCCGAGCGAACCGCCTCCCAGATGATCGGCCTGCCCTGCTTCCCCCAGATCACCGCCTCCCAAGTCGAGCAGGCCGCCTCGACCCTCCTGGACTTCTTGGCCGGCCGCTAG